The following are encoded together in the Camarhynchus parvulus unplaced genomic scaffold, STF_HiC, whole genome shotgun sequence genome:
- the LOC115915875 gene encoding uncharacterized protein LOC115915875, giving the protein MATPSWRTCTGTLWTRKLPEPGLELEPEPELGERNFWNRNWNRNWETSGTGTRIRTGTGTGAGKLWNRNRNWDWKQNRDQENSGTRTGTGKLLEPEPELGLGPGKLWNWNRNRDQHRDWETTKTRTGTRTLTGTGANRDWEQGISGTGAGKPPEPEPCGTGTVPQTGPFRNRNPPRTRTGTVPEPGPPGAVGQEGKGLEGAFPWPRTFGGDPWDPKLHSWPQDPSRTFGNPSRILESIPDPGIHSKSWNPSRTPPNPFQSPRIHSRPLGIHSRSPKSVPDPRESIPDPPKIHVGAPRSVPDPASPFLTFGNPFQTPKNPFQTPQNLFQTP; this is encoded by the exons ATGGCCACGCCCTCCTGGCGCACCTGCACGGGCACGCTGTGGACAC GGAAACTTCCAGAACCAGGACTGGAACTGGAACCGGAACCTGAACTGGGagagagaaacttctggaaCCGGAACTGGAACCGGAACTGGGAAACCTCTGGGACCGGAACCAGGATCAGAACTGGCACCGGGACCGGGGCAGGGAAACTCTGGAACCGGAACCGGAACTGGGACTGGAAACAGAACCGGGACCAGGAAAACTCCGGAACCAGGACCGGGACAGGGAAACTTCTGGAACCGGAACCGGAACTGGGATTGGGACCAGGAAAGCTCTGGAACTGGAACCGGAACCGGGACCAGCACCGGGACTGGGAAACAACCAAAACCAGGACTGGAACCAGGACGCTGACTGGAACCGGAGCCAACCGGGACTGGGAACAGGGAATCTCTGGAACCGGGGCTGGGAAACCACCGGAACCGGAGCCCTGCGGAACCGGGACCGTCCCACAGACAGGACCGTTCCGGAACCGGAACCCCCCCAGAACCAGAACCGGGACCGTTCCG GAACCGGGACCCCCCGGAGCCGTCGgacaggaggggaagggacTCGAGGGCGCGTTCCCATGGCCACGGACCTTTGGGGgggacccctgggaccccaaactcCATTCCTGGCCCCAAGATCCATCCCGGACCTTCGGGAATCCATCCCGGATCCTGGAATCCATCCCGGACCCTGGAATCCATTCCAAATCCTGGAATCCATCccggacccccccaaatccattcCAGAGCCCAAGGATCCATTCCAGACCTTTGGGAATCCACTCCAGATCCCCGAAATCCGTTCCAGACCCTCGGGAATCCATTCCcgacccccccaaaatccacgtTGGAGCCCCCAGATCCGTTCCTGACCCCGCGAGTCCATTCCTGACTTTTGGGAATCCATtccagaccccaaaaaatccattccAGACCCCCCAGAATCTGTTTCAGACCCCCTGA
- the LOC115915880 gene encoding LOW QUALITY PROTEIN: alpha-1,3-mannosyl-glycoprotein 2-beta-N-acetylglucosaminyltransferase-like (The sequence of the model RefSeq protein was modified relative to this genomic sequence to represent the inferred CDS: inserted 3 bases in 2 codons; deleted 2 bases in 2 codons): MLKKSSLALLGAALFLAWNGLLLLLLWGRPAAAPRPPXSPRRASRLLRRAAAAGAGREAELRLQRGLLLQIQQLSRLQRTKKPRPPERGGGGGGRRRPVIPVLVLASTHLRSRRCLDKILRYRPAXRFRVIVSQDCGTAETAAVISVLRAAVSHIRQPDLSDVPVPPEHRKFQGYYKISRHYRWALGQVFRAFRYRAAIVVEDDLEVAPDFFEYFQAVLPLLEQDPSLWCASAWNDNGKEALVDAGRAELLYRTDFFPGLGWLLLAELWDELEPKWPPAFWDDWMRQPEQRRGRACVRPEVSRTMTFGRKGVSHGQFYDQYLKFIKLNDRFVPFTQMDLSYLKKDRYEGFFLQQVYSAPEIHLEELQKDSGRDSGPVRLQYRGRDSFKALAKALGLMDDLKSGVPRAGYRGVVSFVCRGRRVFLAPPSDWTGYDPSWS, from the exons ATGCTGAAGaagagcagcctggctctgctgggtgccGCGCTCTTCCTCGCCTGGAacgggctgctgctgctgctgctgtggggccgCCCGGCAGCGGCGCCCCGGCCGCC GTCTCCGCGCCGAGCTTCGCGCCTGCTGCGGCGCGCTGCTGCAGCTGGCGCAGGACGCGAGGCCGAGCTGCGGCTGCAGCGCGGACTCCTGCTGCAGATCCAGCAGCTCAGCCGGCTGCAGCGCACAA aaaaaccccgccCGCcggagaggggaggaggaggaggagggaggcgGCGGCCGGTGATCCCGGTGCTGGTGCTGGCGTCGACGCACTTACGGTCGCGGCGCTGCCTGGATAAGATCCTGCGCTACCGCCCAG TGCGCTTCCGCGTGATCGTGTCGCAGGACTGCGGCACCGCCGAG ACGGCGGCCGTCATCAGCGTCCTACGCGCCGCCGTGTCGCACATCCGCCAGCCCGACCTCAGCGACGTGCCGGTGCCGCCGGAGCACCGCAAGTTCCAAGGGTATTACAAAATCTCCCGGCACTACCGCTGGGCGCTGGGGCAGGTGTTCCGCGCCTTCCGCTACCGGGCCGCCATCGTGGTGGAGGACGACCTGGAGGTGGCGCCGGATTTCTTCGAGTATTTCCAGGCGGTGCTGCcgctgctggagcaggatccCAGCCTGTGGTGCGCCTCGGCGTGGAACGACAACGGCAAGGAGGCCTTGGTGGACGCCGGGCGCGCCGAGCTGCTCTACAGAACCGATTTCTTCCCCGGCTTGGGGTGGTTGTTGTTGGCCGAGCTCTGGGATGAGCTGGAGCCCAAATGGCCGCCGGCGTTTTGGGACGATTGGATGAGGCAGCCGGAGCAGCGGCGCGGCCGGGCCTGCGTCCGGCCCGAGGTGTCCAGGACGATGACGTTCGGTAGGAAAGGCGTGAGCCACGGGCAGTTTTACGATCAGTACTTAAAGTTCATCAAACTCAACGACCGCTTCGTGCCTTTCACCCAAATGGACCTTTCTTACCTCAAAAAGGACCGGTACGAAGGATTCTTCCTCCAGCAGGTTTATTCCGCCCCCGAAATccacctggaggagctgcagaaggattCGGGGAGGGATTCGGGCCCGGTCAGGCTCCAGTATCGGGGCAGGGATTCCTTCAAGGCTTTGGCCAAAGCTTTGGGGCTCATGGACGACCTCAAATCCGGCGTGCCCCGCGCCGGCTACCGC GGCGTCGTCAGCTTCGTGTGCCGCGGCCGCCGCGTCTTCCTGGCGCCGCCCTCGGACTGGACGGGCTACGacccctcctggagctga
- the ZNRD1 gene encoding DNA-directed RNA polymerase I subunit RPA12, with product MDAPSRFLSRPDFCPDCGSVLPRPGPPSALRCPRCSFRLPCSELQGRSVRSSLRMRDPGGGRGGPGPAPREGPTVDRACPRCSHQGLWFHTRQMRSADEGQTVFYTCPRCRFQEKEDS from the exons ATGGACGCCCCGTCGCGGTTCCTGTCCCGCCCGGATTTCTGCCCCGACTGCGGCTCCGtgctgccccggcccggcccccccAGCGCCCTGCGCTGCCCCCGCTGCTCCTTCCGCCTCCCCTGCTCag agctgcagggccGCTCCGTGCGGAGCTCACTGCGCATGCGCGACCCcggaggggggaggggcggccctggccccgccccccgggAGGGACCCACG GTGGACAGGGCGTGTCCCCGGTGCTCCCACCAGGGGCTGTGGTTCCACACGCGGCAGATGCGCTCGGCCGACGAGGGCCAGACCGTGTTCTACACCTGCCCCCGCTGCAG GTTCCAGGAGAAGGAAgattcctga
- the PPP1R11 gene encoding E3 ubiquitin-protein ligase PPP1R11, with translation MAETAESGGGCGTATVTESGTAEPENRSLTLKLRKRKPDKKVEWSSDTVDNEHLGRRSSKCCCIYEKPRAFGESSSESEGDEDEEEEDGDEDAEGRPKIQEFEG, from the exons ATGGCGGAGACCGCGGAgagcggcggcggctgcggcaCCGCCACCGTCACCGAGAGCGGAACCGCGGAACCG GAGAACCGCAGCCTGACGCTgaagctgaggaagaggaagccGGACAAGAAGGTCGAGTGGTCGAGCGACACCGTGGACAACGAGCACCTGGGCCGGCGCTCGTCCAAGT GCTGCTGCATCTACGAGAAGCCGCGCGCGTTCGGCGAGAGCTCCTCGGAGAGCGAGGGGGacgaggacgaggaggaggaggatggggatgaagatgccgaggggcg tCCCAAAATTCAGGAGTTTGAAGGTTAA